The following are from one region of the Chionomys nivalis chromosome 16, mChiNiv1.1, whole genome shotgun sequence genome:
- the Fut9 gene encoding 4-galactosyl-N-acetylglucosaminide 3-alpha-L-fucosyltransferase 9: MTSTSKGILRPFLIVCIILACFMACLLIYIKPTNSWVFSPMESASSVLKMKNFFSTKSDYFNETTILVWVWPFGQTFDLTSCQAMFNIHGCHLTTDRSLYNKSHAVLIHHRDISWDLTNLPQQARPPFQKWIWMNLESPTHTPQKSGIEHLFNLTLTYRRDSDIQVPYGFLTVSTNPFVFEVPNKEKLVCWVVSNWNPEHARVKYYNELSKSIEIHTYGQAFGEYVNDKNLIPTISTCKFYLSFENSIHKDYITEKLYNAFLAGSVPVVLGPSRENYENYIPADSFIHVEDYNSPSELAKYLKEVDKNNKLYLSYFNWRKDFTVNLPRFWESHACLACDHVKRHQEYKSVGNLEKWFWN; this comes from the coding sequence ATGACATCAACATCCAAAGGCATTCTTCGTCCATTTCTAATCGTCTGCATCATCCTGGCCTGCTTCATGGCATGTCTGCTTATTTACATCAAGCCGACCAACAGCTGGGTCTTCAGTCCAATGGAGTCTGCCAGTTCTgtcctgaaaatgaaaaatttctttTCCACAAAATCTGATTATTTCAACGAAACCACTATTCTGGTTTGGGTGTGGCCCTTTGGGCAGACCTTTGACCTTACATCGTGCCAAGCGATGTTCAACATCCATGGATGCCATCTTACGACAGACCGCTCACTGTACAACAAATCCCACGCGGTCCTGATACACCACAGAGACATCAGCTGGGATCTGACCAATTTACCTCAGCAGGCGAGGCCACCCTTTCAGAAATGGATTTGGATGAACTTAGAGTCACCCACTCACACTCCCCAAAAGAGTGGGATTGAGCACTTGTTCAACCTGACACTCACTTATCGCCGTGATTCCGATATCCAAGTGCCTTATGGCTTCTTGACGGTGAGCACAAATCCCTTTGTGTTTGAAGTGCCAAACAAAGAGAAGCTGGTGTGCTGGGTTGTGAGTAACTGGAACCCTGAGCATGCCAGGGTCAAGTATTATAATGAGCTCAGCAAGAGTATTGAGATCCACACCTATGGGCAAGCATTTGGAGAATACGTGAATGACAAAAACTTGATTCCCACTATATCTACTTgtaaattttatctttcttttgaaaattcaatTCACAAAGATTACATCACAGAAAAGCTTTACAATGCATTTTTGGCCGGCTCAGTACCCGTTGTCCTGGGACCTTCTAGGGAAAACTATGAGAATTACATTCCAgctgattcattcattcatgtggaAGATTATAACTCTCCCAGTGAGCTGGCAAAATATCTAAAGGAAGTTGACAAAAACAATAAGTTGTACCTTAGTTACTTTAACTGGAGGAAGGATTTCACTGTCAACCTCCCACGATTCTGGgaatcacatgcatgcctggcttGTGATCATGTAAAAAGGCATCAAGAATATAAGTCTGTTGGTAATTTGGAGAAATGGTTTTGGAATTAA